The Hyperolius riggenbachi isolate aHypRig1 chromosome 3, aHypRig1.pri, whole genome shotgun sequence genome window below encodes:
- the LOC137562145 gene encoding oocyte zinc finger protein XlCOF6-like — protein MSHRGDKPHHCSECGKSFTCPSELITHQRIHTGERPFFCSECEDSFTQKSHLKQHQKIHTGEKPFFCVECEKHFTRKSILEVHQRIHTREKPFSCSECQKCFSRKENLMAHQRIHTGEKPFSCSECDTSFTNKSSLISHERIHTGEKPFSCSECQKCFSQKGHLRLHQRIHTGEKPFSCSECDTSFTDKSSLRRHQRIHTGEKLLSCSECDKSFSTQETFIRHLRTHTGEKPYKCTECNRFFADNAKLTQHQRTHTGEKPFSCSECDKSFSQQSNLRSHKKLHERVDVSL, from the coding sequence ATGAGTCACAGAGGAGACAAGCCGCAtcactgctcagagtgtgggaaaagcttcACTTGTCCATCAGAGCTTATTACTCATCAGAGGATCCACACCGGGGAGAGGCCATTTTTCTGCTCAGAGTGTGAGGACAGTTTCACTCAAAAGTCACACCTTAAACAACACCAGAAGATCCACACTGGAGAGAAACCATTTTTCTGTGTAGAGTGTGAGAAACATTTCACTCGAAAGTCAATCCTTGAAGTACACCAGAGGATCCACACCagagagaagccattttcttgttCTGAATGTCAAAAATGTTTCAGTCGGAAGGAAAACCTCATGGCTCATCAGaggattcatactggagagaagcctTTTTCCTGCTCAGAATGTGACACATCTTTCACTAACAAGTCATCGCTTATAAGCCATGAGaggattcatactggagagaagcctTTTTCCTGCTCTGAATGTCAAAAATGTTTCAGTCAGAAGGGACACCTCAGGCTTCATCAGaggattcatactggagagaagcctTTTTCCTGCTCAGAATGTGACACATCTTTCACTGACAAGTCATCGCTTAGAAGGCATCAGaggattcatactggagagaagTTGTTATCTTGCTCTGAATGTGATAAGTCCTTCAGCACTCAAGAAACATTTATTAGGCATCTCcggactcacactggtgagaaaccatatAAATGTACAGAATGTAACAGATTTTTCGCAGATAATGCAAAACTTACTCagcatcagagaactcacacaggagaaaagccatttagCTGCTCAGAATGTGACAAGAGCTTCTCACAACAGTCAAATCTGAGAAGTCATAAGAAGCTACATGAGCGAGTGGATGTGAGCCTGTAA